The following are encoded in a window of Periplaneta americana isolate PAMFEO1 chromosome 13, P.americana_PAMFEO1_priV1, whole genome shotgun sequence genomic DNA:
- the LOC138711884 gene encoding myb/SANT-like DNA-binding domain-containing protein 3 isoform X1 yields the protein MLVEIILSNYKGIIESKKTDAATSADKEHAWREVVSEFNSRNLSRPSRHWKSLKMCYENIKKRTKKAFAHDKIQLHKTGGGSFEKPTVDETGLKLIATLQTQFLPVANPFDDDVDFHPEVILDMHGSGDSISIATSNESQGIQGLKEGENIILMERTHNEAVDNSMEETDDVALPDISVSAGHHTTASTSKSAAAHTKSRSPKKKKGDTAFESKLNFYKRRLQCLEEEHKMKVECFKAEHEIQMYNLKLEKEMKELEFLEKKRKLGIHNKEN from the exons ATGCTTGTAGAAATTATCCTTTCCAACTACAAGGGAATAATAGAATCAAAGAAGACTGACGCTGCTACATCTGCAGATAAAGAACATGCATGGAGAGAAGTGGTCTCGGAATTTAATTCTAGAAACTTAAGCCGTCCTTCCCGTCATTGGAAATCATTAAAGATGTGctacgaaaatataaaaaaaagaacgaaaaaagCATTTGCCCATGACAAG ATTCAGCTGCATAAAACAGGAGGTGGCAGCTTTGAAAAACCGACTGTGGATGAAACAGGGTTGAAATTGATTGCGACATTGCAAACACAGTTTTTACCTGTGGCCAATCCCtttgatgatgatgtagatttcCATCCTGAGGTCATATTAG ATATGCACGGCAGTGGGGATAGTATTTCTATTGCCACATCCAATGAATCACAAGGCATACAGGGCTTAAAGGAAGGGGAAAATATTATCCTTATGGAACGGACACACAATGAGGCTGTGGATAATTCTATGGAAGAA actGATGATGTAGCTCTTCCTGACATTTCTGTATCAGCTGGTCACCACACTACTGCTTCCACCTCGAAATCAGCTGCCGCTCACACAAAGTCAAGGTCTCCTAAGAAAAAGAAAGGCGACACTGCATTTGAGTCTAAACTTAATTTCTACAAAAGGAGATTGCAGTGTTTGGAAGAAGAGCATAAAATGAAAGTCGAGTGTTTTAAAGCAGAACATGAAATTCAAATgtataatttgaaattagaaaaagaaatgaaagaattagaatttctagaaaaaaaacgaaaattagGCATACACAACAAGGAAAATTGA